One stretch of Cricetulus griseus strain 17A/GY unplaced genomic scaffold, alternate assembly CriGri-PICRH-1.0 unplaced_scaffold_2, whole genome shotgun sequence DNA includes these proteins:
- the LOC100774938 gene encoding LOW QUALITY PROTEIN: poly(A) polymerase alpha-like isoform X2 (The sequence of the model RefSeq protein was modified relative to this genomic sequence to represent the inferred CDS: substituted 2 bases at 2 genomic stop codons), with the protein MMPFPVIMQGSQQRQTPKRHYGITSPIILAAPKETECLLTKKLIETLKPFGVFEEEEELQHRILILGKLNNLVKEWIXEISESKNLPQSVIENVGGKIFTFGSYGLGVHTKGADIDALCVAPRHVDRSDFFTSSYDKLKLQEEVKDLRAVEDAFVPVIKLCFDGIEIDILFARLALQTILEDLDLRDDSLLKNLDIRCIRSLNVCRVTDEILHLVPNIDNFRLTLRAIKLWAKRHNIYSNILGFFGGVSXAMLVARTCQLYPNAIASTLVHKFFLVFSKWEWPNPVLLKQPEECNLNLPMWDPRVNPSDRKHLMPIITPAYPQQNSTYNVSVSTRMVMVEEFKQGLAITDEILLSKAEWSKLFEAPNFFQKYKHYIVLLASAHTEKQRLECVDLVESKICILVGSLEKNEFIKLAHVNPQSFPAPKDNPDKEEFRTMWVIGLVFKKTENSENLSVDLTYDIQSFTDTVYSQAINSKMFELDMKITTMHVKRKQLHQLLPSHVLQKRKKHSTEGVKLTALNDSTLDLSMDSDNSMSVPSPTSAMKTSPLNSSGISQGRNSPAPAVTKASVTSIQASEFSVPQANSSGSSGGKSSESIPQNATQPAISPPPKPTVSRVVSSTRLVNPSPRTSGNAATKVPNPIAGVKRTSSSYKEESPKQTKTDEDKTSEDAKCLDLSANDKKETKDQVDMETSAIQSETLPYSASLLASQKTSSTDLSDIPALPANPIPLIKNSIKLRLNR; encoded by the coding sequence ATGATGCCTTTTCCAGTTATAATGCAGGGATCACAACAAAGGCAGACTCCAAAGAGGCACTATGGCATTACCTCTCCTATCATCTTAGCAGCCCCCAAGGAGACTGAGTGCCTACTCACAAAGAAACTCATCGAGACTCTGAAGCCCTTTGGGGTttttgaagaagaagaggaacTGCAGCACAGGATTTTAATTTTGGGAAAATTAAATAACCTGGTGAAAGAATGGATATGAGAAATCAGTGAAAGCAAGAATCTTCCACAATCTGTAATTGAAAATGTTGGAGGAAAAATTTTTACATTTGGATCTTATGGACTAGGAGTACATACGAAAGGTGCTGATATTGATGCATTGTGTGTTGCACCAAGACATGTTGATCGGAGTGACTTTTTTACTTCATCCTATGATAAATTGAAATTACAAGAAGAAGTAAAAGACTTAAGAGCTGTTGAAGACGCATTTGTCCCAGTCATTAAACTCTGTTTTGATGGAATAGAGATTGATATTTTGTTTGCAAGATTAGCACTGCAGACTATTCTAGAAGATTTGGACCTACGAGATGACAGTCTACTTAAAAACCTAGATATAAGATGCATAAGAAGCCTTAATGTTTGCAGGGTAACCGATGAGATTTTACATCTAGTACCAAACATTGACAACTTCAGGTTAACTCTGAGAGCCATCAAACTGTGGGCCAAACGGCACAACATCTATTCCAATATATTAGGTTTTTTCGGTGGTGTTTCCTAGGCTATGCTAGTAGCAAGAACTTGCCAGCTTTATCCAAATGCAATAGCATCAACTCTTGTACATAAatttttcttggtattttctAAATGGGAATGGCCAAATCCAGTGCTATTGAAACAGCCTGAAGAATGCAATCTTAATTTGCCTATGTGGGACCCAAGGGTAAACCCCAGTGATAGGAAACATCTTATGCCTATAATTACACCAGCATACCCACAGCAGAACTCCACATACAATGTGTCCGTTTCAACACGGATGGTCATGGTTGAGGAGTTTAAACAAGGTCTTGCTATCACTGATGAAATTTTGCTGAGTAAGGCAGAGTGGTCCAAACTTTTTGAGGCTCCAAACTTCTTTCAGAAGTACAAGCATTATATTGTACTTCTAGCAAGTGCACACACGGAAAAGCAGCGTCTGGAATGTGTGGACTTGGTGGAATCAAAAATCTGCATCCTGGTTGGAAGCTTGGAGAAAAATGAGTTTATTAAACTGGCTCATGTGAACCCCCAGTCATTTCCAGCCCCCAAAGATAATCCTGACAAGGAAGAATTCCGCACAATGTGGGTGATTGGATTAGtgtttaaaaaaactgaaaactctGAAAATCTCAGTGTGGACCTGACCTATGACATTCAGTCTTTCACGGATACAGTTTATAGTCAAGCAATAAACAGCAAAATGTTTGAGTTGGACATGAAGATTACTACAATGCATGTGAAAAGAAAACAGCTCCATCAACTGCTGCCCAGTCACGtgcttcagaaaaggaaaaagcattcAACAGAAGGGGTCAAGTTAACAGCTCTGAATGACAGCACCCTCGACTTGTCTATGGACAGTGATAACAGCATGTCTGTGCCTTCACCCACTAGTGCTATGAAGACCAGTCCATTGAACAGTTCTGGCATCTCTCAGGGCAGAAATAGTCCTGCTCCAGCTGTGACCAAAGCATCTGTGACCAGCATCCAGGCTTCTGAGTTTTCTGTGCCACAAGCAAATTCCAGTGGAAGCTCAGGGGGTAAATCAAGTGAAAGCATTCCTCAAAatgccacacagccagccatttCTCCACCACCAAAGCCTACAGTCTCCAGAGTTGTCTCCTCAACACGTCTGGTAAACCCATCGCCTAGAACTTCAGGAAATGCAGCAACAAAAGTACCTAATCCTATAGCAGGAGTCAAGAGAACATCCTCATCCTATAAGGAAGAAAGTCCTAAGCAAACCAAAACAGACGAGGATAAAACAAGTGAAGATGCTAAGTGTCTTGATTTGAGTgcaaatgataaaaaagaaacaaaagatcaagTTGATATGGAGACGAGTGCGATTCAATCAGAAACTCTTCCGTATTCGGCTTCTCTGTTGGCCTCTCAGAAAACATCCAGTACAGACCTTTCTGATATCCCTGCTCTCCCTGCAAATCCTATTCCTCTTATCAAGAATTCAATAAAACTTAGACTGAATCGGTAA